In Streptomyces hawaiiensis, one genomic interval encodes:
- a CDS encoding VOC family protein gives MAENRASVYGEGVPCWVDAQLPDVEAGKRFYGELFGWTFEDWFGSFAQALKDGEPVAALVRKVDGRLPTVWTVYFATPDAPALARRIRDAGGQIVSAPVPAGELGVTALVTDPEGAVFALWQPEEHPGFGKRHEPGTFAWAELYARDTEAANAFYGDLFQEALFGPDAKPDFGRAPVSDVFSEGMPPHFLVHFAVADVAAALEDVKRLGGRVQAPPFETSYGEVAVVTDNQGASFALLRR, from the coding sequence TCGAGGCGGGCAAGCGGTTCTACGGTGAACTTTTCGGGTGGACCTTCGAGGACTGGTTCGGCTCCTTCGCGCAGGCGCTGAAGGACGGCGAACCCGTGGCCGCGCTGGTCCGCAAAGTGGACGGCCGGCTGCCCACCGTCTGGACGGTGTACTTCGCGACCCCGGACGCGCCGGCCCTGGCCCGGCGCATCCGGGACGCGGGCGGGCAGATCGTCTCCGCGCCGGTGCCGGCCGGGGAACTGGGCGTCACCGCGCTCGTCACCGATCCCGAGGGCGCCGTGTTCGCCCTGTGGCAGCCGGAGGAGCACCCCGGCTTCGGCAAGCGCCACGAGCCGGGCACCTTCGCCTGGGCCGAGCTGTACGCCCGGGACACCGAGGCGGCCAACGCCTTCTACGGCGATCTCTTCCAGGAGGCCCTGTTCGGGCCGGACGCGAAGCCCGATTTCGGGCGTGCCCCCGTCTCCGACGTGTTCTCCGAGGGGATGCCGCCCCACTTCCTCGTGCACTTCGCCGTGGCGGACGTGGCGGCCGCGCTGGAGGACGTGAAGCGGCTCGGCGGGCGGGTGCAGGCCCCGCCTTTCGAGACGTCGTACGGCGAGGTCGCCGTCGTCACGGACAATCAGGGAGCGTCCTTCGCGCTGCTGCGCCGCTGA